TAAGCAAATAGGATCCTATAGGTTAATAAAACTGCTGAATACTTTCTAATTTAGAACAGTCAGCTAGGAAGTCAGATTGTTTAATGAATTCTTCATGGTGGTGACAAACACTTAGAGAACATCATGTAGCagaatgtgttttactgcttgtCGTTCATAGTCTTGCATTCAGTTTTGATCGTCAGTAGTTTTCCACGTGTCGTTTTACTGTCAACGTTTTTTCCAAAGCCAAATAATTTTATGTATTCTCTTTCTGGTTGGATGGATTCTTGTCATTTCTCTCCCACCATCCCTCCCCTCACCCAGAACTCATTGAGTCTGACAGGACTGCTGTCGAATCCAGTTTGCCCCGGGCGATTTGGCTTTCTCCTCCAGTTACCGACTAGGGTCTAATTCATCTTGAAAGACAGCCAGGCCTCAatcatggctgtgtgtgtgaatgttttcagTTCAGCAATCTGGTTTGTTCTGAAGCCTTCATTAAATGTCAGTCTGAAAGGTCGACCAGAATTCACCATCCAATGGGAAGTCACTACACCCACAATCACTTCTTTTCTGTGGATTCTGGTCAGGTTTTGGTCTCTCTTGCTCTGACTCAAGGAAAAGTCatctgtgtttgcatgcagaATGCGTCTCCCTTGTGTAAATatcttgttttctgtgtttgtgtgcagcattCAACTAGAATGAAGCAGCCTGGGGAGATAACAGACCGCACAGTGCTCAATGTGTTTGCTTCTCCAAGTAAAGGAAAATGCTTCATTCTTGACAGCCTCAAAGTACGTCCAGTCTCAACTCATGCTACCAGTGAACTGACACGACAGCTACTGAATTTATGTGTTATGTGTTAGTTTTGAGATCAAACCTAAAGTTACCTCTATAGGCAGGTGTTTATAGACTGAGCCCCTAAGTTAAAGTATAAGAAGAAGATAAACGGATGAGGTGGAACACTGACCCTGAGCTTGTATCAGTGCTGGATTTCTAATGCTCTTCTGGCTGAGGAAGAGTGGATACATTTGGATGGTGTAAAACATATTAGATCTTAGGTCCTCTACTCATTTAAGTTCCCTTCACaagtctctgttttttttgcagACCGGAGCTGTTCATGAGGACTTTTATAAGGACGATGATCTGACTGTAGGCGGGGAGGTGAATGTGTGGGGCAGAAGAGTGATCCTCACCGACTGTGATGATTTCACCAAAGAATATTACCGCTCCAAATACGGCATAGGTAACGATTTTGTGTGGCTCATGTCTCTTATTCCAGTGTTGCTGAACCCTGATTCATTCTGGACAGTGTTAAGGACTTCCTCTGCAGCCCTGTTCTTCTGCATTTCATTTATCTAACACTAGGGGGCAGTAAAAGCAAATGCCAGCAtagctattacctgcaaaattGATTGTTGAGACCAGAAGCACAGTGGTCTTTGTTGTCTTCTAGTTTTCTAGACATTCTTGACTcatggataaaagaacaaacagggctcagctgtcaggctgtctgcctGACATAAGATACTTGGACCCTGTACTCCTGGTATTTTTCCATGCCTCCTCAGTTATTCAAGCTGCACGGTAGCAGGAGAAAGCAAAACCGAGCCAGGATGCACCTAGCACCCTGTGCAGGGTTTGAGGCTTGCAGCATTAGTCACAGTAGCAGACCAGGTTGAGCCCCTAGTGACAGGTCACAGTGATGGAGGCTCCCACTGGACTCTGAGGGGTCAGAAGTCGGCTCAGGGTTACAGTCAGATGCTGGCTGTAGTGCTGCTGTGTGGATGGATTACCTTCTGCCTCTGATCATTTCAGCCCTCTTCCTGGGTTTCATTCTTCTTTTAAgtgttttagttttcttttccCATTTCCTCTCAGAGGACTTCACCCCGGTTCAGTACAAAGATCCAGAAGTCACTGAGCCCCCGAGGCTTTTGCCCCCCTACAATGGCTTTGGATCAGAAGAGGACTCTCTAAGCTCCTGCCATGGCCTGCTACCCAAGCCCCCGCAGAAGGATTTTCAGAAATTTATGGAGAAAGACAGGTTGGATGAGCTgtagtcacagtcacagtcagattatactgtatttgtttctctgtgttctACACACAGTGCATGTGTCCCTATAGATGCGGCCTAAACAGTAATGTACTAAATTTTCGCGCCAAGTTGCTGAGCACCAATCAGGTGGACAGTGAGAGGCTGTTCATCATCTCCTTTTACCTCAGCGATGACTCCATCAGCGTGTATGAACGACCACAAAGGAACTCAGGTAAACAGCTCTGTCTGGACAAGTAGGACATGAGATACAAATCTGTTACCCTTATGGTAAGCATTAGGTCGCTCAGATTCAGTTCCCAGAATCTTCTGAAAATGATTAGCTCATAGTCATATTTTTTTAAGGAAGGAGACGTTCCCATTAATGTAAATCAGTATTTTAAGTGCAATGAAACTCCAAGGAATGGGGTCAGGAACTTATCAGCATTGCTCCAACTGcgtgtaatgtaatgtaacttTGCCGAAGTGATATAAAACCTGAGATCAGAATAAATGCTGCTCTTCCTTTGTGGATCAAGTTATTTTGTATGTTTGTCTTTCCCTCTCACATGGTTCACCAGGTGTGATCGGTGGTAAGTTTCTGGTGCGTGGTCGTGTGAAGAAACCGGGACAGGAGTTGTTCAAGAGGGAACTGTCAGAGTACTTTACAGCTCAGGATCTGTATGTGGGAGCTGCCCTGAGCCTCAACAATAAGGATTTCCAGCTTGTGGATGCTGATGAATACACCCTCAAGTACATGGAACAACACGctgaggaggtgggagaaaaAAAGGTTGTTTTCTACAGGtcatgcatgattttgtatcaAAGCCTCACCGAAGCACAGTCTGTTTTGGGTTTAGCATGGTTTACCAGTTTACATCCGAGTCTTGCTTTGAAGCAGCCATTCTTTCTGTTTGTGCAATAAACATGCATAAATGTACAAACATAAATGTAAGTAAagaatttttgtttttcactgtcCAAGTTTCCCAAATCCAACGTGGGCATGATTCTCAGCAAACTCCGTTCCATTCCTGAGGAGAAGCAGACTGAGATCAGGAAGTTTCTGAATATCAGTGACCCCAACAACACCGGCTTCATCCCCTACGACTCACTCAGGTAAATGAGTAATACAGTACAAGTACACCCAATAGTCACAAGGTTGGTTACAAGGTCTGGATCTACTGCAGGGCCCTGCTGGTGGGCCTGGACTTTGGTCTGTCAGAGCATGAGGTTCTGGCCCTGGGCCGACAATTCTCAGTGCGGGAGGAGCCTGAGGCAGACGTGAGCCTGGTGCTGGCTGTGGTCCAGGACCTTCTCAGGAAGAAACCGTTTGAAGAGTTTCCTGAGCTGAGCAGAGCCTTTAGTTATCGTGACCGACACAGGTAGGCGACAcccatgccacacacacacataagcatGTGTACGCAtctacacacgcacgcacgcacgaactcacacacacacacacacacacacacacacacacacacacacacacacacacacacaaacacacacacacacacacacgagcgtcACAACAAGACATCAATCGTGCAGCCAGCGGCCCCATATCTTCTAGCAGCGATTAGTTCCAGCAGCGTGAGACTGGAGCATTGAAACCAGATGGAATCCTGAGACCAGTGTGGGAtgtagccacacacacacaaacacacacttcttcttctttctctttttgaATAGAAAAAACGTTTGATGCATGTATATGAGAGTCAAACATGCAACCACACATGTGGGAAATGTGCAGCAGAGCCACAAGGTCAAGCTtggcttgtgtgtttttatggctGTGTTGACACTCTTAGTTAATTAGTTCATCAGCGTCCTCGTAATGAAGATGGCATGAGGAGAATGGGCCTCTGGACTGTCATGCATTACTGAGAAAACAAATGTGTTCATAGGGGACAAGCTCcctctgactcacacacacattgtctcCATACAAACTCAGTTTAGGACGTATTTCTATGACTCATAAACTGATATAGGTGCAGTAGTTAATGGTATAGATTCCAGAGCCACGTGTCAGCACCAACTAATGAGGAGGTTCTGTTTAATGGTTCTTATGAAGTTATAATATGTGGAGCTTATTCTAAACTTGAGGAGCCTGTTAGGTTTTATGGGCTTCATTCAAATGGCCTCTTTAAGTACTTTAGGTACGTGGACTGTGTAGTCAGCCTCATTTTTATAGTCTTCGTTTCTTGCAGTTTTTTTCATAGTTTTTCATAGTTACATTTGTCCCTGTTTTTCTGGTTGTCCAGAACCGGACGTCTCTCCATCAAAGACACAAGAACCATTTGTAAGTCTTTCCACGTTCCACTACCTGAGAACCTGCTTGGAGATCTGTTCAGCAGGTAAACTCCCACTAATGCCACATAAGTTCAAGCTCTCACCCTATTCTTTGGAAACTCCTTGGTAGGAAAGAAAAATGTGTGAACCAGCATATGATTGAATACCTGAAAATATAAACATTGAGAAAAGTGCAGATTCCTATAAATCAAGCAGGAGCTGTTGTCAGACAGATCCAAACAGTGTGTACCTGTGTGCTGTAGGTTTGCAGAAGGGGAAGAGATTGACTACCATGCCTTCCTGGCTGGCATTAACTGGCTAGAGAACCCTGCACCTCCAGTTCTGCCCGAGGACTCCTTAAAGGTAAACCATGACCTCCAGGAACATACACCATCAAACAGAACAGAGCTGAGAGGAACtcagaagcagagggagggagtTCACAGTATGTGCTTAGAATTTTAAAAAGTCCATTTACATTTTACCACTGTCTGTGATGACTCAGTGAAGGAGTGAGCCAATGGGGGAATAATCAAGTGAGTGAAAAGGAATAGTCAAATGTAAAAGAGGGGCCGGACAGAGACTAACAGGACACacggctgcctgtattattattattattattattattattattattattattattattattattattattattattattattattattattattattattattattattattattatattacacaCTGTGCCAAACCTAAGCAGAAATAGGAGCCCATGCATGAACAGTGACACAGGCCACTGTacaagtgtgtgtttcctttttcatggtttccagctgctctttgcAGGTTCAGGTTCTGAACCCACACTTGTCTCTTCTCTGTCTAATTGCTCTGCTCTCCTTCAGAGGTTTCAAGTTAAAATCCACAAGATTTTGGCTGGTCAGATCAGGTCTTCTTCAGTGCCTTTTTGCTCTTTATTCattggttgttttgttttgccaattttctttttacctttcctctgttgtttttttcttcggGTTCATTATATTTAATAGTCTTGGATGTTGTTCAAAAAGGCAAAATTACATCTGGCCCTTAAAAGAGgttcttttgttttctgtgcatgAGGCTTTATTAGTTTAATGGACAACACTGAAAAGATAAGATGTGTTCCAAGCTGTTAAAAGCACATAAAAGCAAACCAGGAATTATTAAACGAGGCATTATTATGGAACAAACAATAACAACGTACAAATATTAAGCAACTAGTAGAATCAAAGTGGAGCCGAAAATAATCAACGCACAACACAAGAGCATTTGATGTTAGTCGAGTTGTGTGGTcacccgtgtgtttgtgtcacctCCAGTTTGATGTGAACGCTCGATTTGAAGCTGGTGAAGTTGCAGCAAAACACATCAACTACTCAGCTCTGCTGGACGGCGTATTCAACATTAACCCAACAACAGCAACGTAGACGCCCAGACGGAGGTGAAGCCACCGGGCTGCAGAAGCAGACCACTGTGCGTCCACTGTGTGGGATGAGTGCTCAGAATGATACTGCACGCATAGATTTAATACAATAATTGTTCTTTGACAATGCTGGTCAACACAAGCCAGTGGTCCAGGCGAACGCTGTGAGAGCACANNNNNNNNNNNNNNNNNNNNNNNNNCAAGATAAAGCAAATAGTAGAATCAAAGTTGGAGCCGAAAATAATTCAACGACAAACACAAGAGCAAGTGATGGTAGTCGAGTTGTGTGGGCACCGTTTGCAGGGTGTTTGTGTTCACCTCCAGTTTGATGTGAACGCTCGATTTCGAAGCTGGTTAAGTTGCAGCAAAACACATCAATATTCAGCGCCGGCTGGACGGCGTATTCAAACATTAAACCCAAACAACAGCAAGTAGACGCCCAGACGGAGGTGAAGCCACCGGGCTGAGAAGCAGGACCACTGTGCGTCATGTGTGGATGAGGCTCAGAATGATACTGCACGCAAgatttaaatacaatattgtTCTTTGACAATGCTGGTCAACACAAGCCAGTGGTCCAGGCGAACGCTGTGAGAGCACAGATGCTTTTTGATGTTGATGTGGCTGCTGTGAATCCTGCTGGGATGTGACACGAGGCGTTGAAGCGGAGCCACATTCAGCTCTGGCCAGCGAGCACTCACACGTTTCAGGATATTACAGCTAAGCTGATAAGGAGAAGATTTGTCCTGGAATGAAAGACGTGCTGTGTGGCGCCGGATCGCTCGCTAACACCTCAGATTTAAGTTTTAGTACTCACACAGGACGACCAAATAAAACAAGCCTCTTCAATACGCATGGAGTTTCTTCACTTTATTCCTGTTGCCTTGGTGGCATTTCTGAGGCTATACTAGCAGTCACCTTATATTAGGACTCTTATCCTGTTCAAAGggtccctccctccttcctcatGCCCCTTCAGACTGAGCACAGAAACCCTGCATGACATCAGCCCAGCCATTATGGGGTCCCGCCGTCTGCTTTCACACACTAAAATCAGCAACGTCAGCAGCAACGGCAGACCGAGACCCTGGGCACACTGAGACATCAGCCTTCTGACAGAGGGAGAacttccaccccctcctccctcttcatcttcctcctcttcgcttcctttctgtctctgtttgcacCCTCCCATCACATCATCTTCCCGTCGAGCTTGATGGCACAGCAACTAACAGCAACTaatgaaatgcacacacacacatgaaacagtCTGGTTTAAACTGTGGACTGGAGGCCATGTGCTTCACACCTTCATGAAGGTCATCCACGTCATTGGTGCTGATGTTTTGTGTGAAACCTACGACCCGGCGGTGCTGCACCGTCGCTGGGTGTGGTTCTGGCCTCCCTCTAGTTTTCAGTGCCAAGTTCAGACGGTGCTGGTGTGACTCAGTGATGTACAGTAAAGAGCTCAGAGGAACAGTGGAATCAGGTCTATCAGTCcttgcatgcacacacaatacTTTATGGGATCAGTTCATCATTGTTCCTGTCTGTTTTATGGGATTTGCTGACAGTAAGAACATGACTAGACGTCTCCTCTGGGTTTTTCTCCAGTGATACTGAGAGACGCTTTTGCCTGCTTCATTCTCAGTCTGATTTCCTGCAGCACTAGAGCCAAGTCTCATGAGTGACacagcatgttttgtgtttgcataATTTTCCCATTACTGAGCTTATTAGGCCACATATGATGCATGTATCAAAGGTCAGAGGCACCTGTAGCATCTCCAAACCTgcaaacactgacaaactgaagTGAACGTAAATCACGCTCGCTGATGGAGTTTCCTTTCTGCGTGTGGCGTTTAATGGGTTGTTGTCTTTCAGCCTTTAGCACAACATAGAGACTTTGCTCTGTGTTCATTACACCCACTGCTGAACTGCCCAGGTCCACTGTGCTGTAACAGCTTGATGTGTATGTTAGCGCTTGCATGCGTGACGGCCTCATGTTTGTCTGATGGCATCATGGCTAATCTATGAAGCCTAAACAGTTATCTGAGAACAAGAAGGGAAATGTCTCTGTTTATTGGCTGCAGGCCTGAACCTGGaagcacaaatgcacacacacacacacacacacacacacacacacacacacacacacacacacacacacacacacacacacacacacacacacacacacacacacacaaacgcacatcaCAGAGCACCTGCGTTCTGgatgttgtttttctcagaACTCTTTCCCCAGAGCAGCGGTTTTTGGCCCTGGACCTTCGTCTGAATAATCTCCTAGTAACTGATACCACAGCGTCTTCCCATCTtttatttaggtatttcaccagcatttttaaacagtttaacACCATGACTTTGAATTGATTCTGAGTATATTAGTCTGTGTTTCCACTTCCACAAGGCTAAGAGTCGTAGCAGAGCTGTGAGGCTGCTGTGAGATGCTGATGTTTAGCAGCTGTAATGTTTATCAGGGAGTTGTGCATGTGAGCATGgacttattattattgtgtgtacTGCATCCCAGCAGAGCTTCAGGAGGGTGTGGATGGGTGCACTGAGCCTTCCGTGACAGCCCTCATTGCGGCCATTCCTCTGACTGTGGCACCGGTGCAGGGCGGAGGAACGGAGGCTCAGGCAGCCGCCGCCCGCTGCACGTGGGGGGTCACTGCTCCTTTGAGTCCACACCCAGGGCAGCGCTTCCCGGTCCTCATGTAGTATTGCAGGTGGCGACAGTGTGGTCTGCACTGACTCCGTCCTCGTCTTGTGTTTTCCTTATTCCTGTACTAGACATGATCTTGCACTGGCGTCTCTCTGAACGCCAGACCTGGTTCAGTCATCATACATCAGTTATCTTTGGCAGCTGCTGCCACTTTATTTTACCTggtttaaaaaaggacaaagttATTCTACACCTGTTGTAAATTGCAACTATGGGACTATTTTGGATTGGCCTCGGGCTCCCAGTGGAGACCATTTCTGaggcaaacatgtttttttgttgcacACTGGTCCACATAAATCTCCCAGAATTGCAGCTCCTTCCATTTTTCTCTGTGGCTGAAAGCACGGCTGGAAATCAATCTTCCAAATGAAGACTGAGTAGCGTGTGCTCCACCGCTCAGTGCACAGCTTTGTGtctctcacacatactgtaatgcactgtgagaaacaacagagacattttagaaaatggagtttttttattactggtgcatcagcatcatcatcatcatcaccaccacatTCTCTTAGCGCAGGATGAAGATCAGGTGGGACTGAGCTGTTATGTGACCCTGCCCTGCTAATCCTGCTCTGATGAGCGGGTGGCTCATGTCAGGTCCAGTCGCgtccctgcagcagcctgttggACGGCCTACAGCCAAGGCGGGACTGGATCAGCGCCGGGAGAAGCGGCGCAGCCTGACCTGCAGCCCAATCACTGGCGTGAACGGCCGCAGGGCCAGCTCCAAAACGCTAAATGGGCAGTGATGCATCACTAAGACGGACTTGAAGCTTAAACAAATCTGCTTAAACAGTGGAGGAGAGTTTATTATGTGAAGAAACAAGTGAGctgtcagcagctgtcagtgaggGGCAGCGCTGCCATCCATTACTTCCCCCAGAAGGTGTCGAGGCCGCTCTCTGGCTCGCTGTCATTTCAGTGTGTCCCGTCCTTTTACTCAATAAATCTTCTGTCGTCTGGCTCGTTCCTCCGCCCTCTGCTTCTCACCCCACCTTCTTCCCTGTGCATCTGGGATTCACATTTGGCTGCAGCCAACATTTTCTTAATGCAATATTAGGACGCACTATGTGAAGCCATTTACTCCCTGTCACCACCTCTCATGTGAACACAAGCAGAGGCGGCCACATATGGCCCAGGTGAGTTATGAGCATTTCATTCCACGCTGTTTCACAGCGGTGATCATTTACAAGGTCTGAACGTGCAATCCAAATACAAACCCTgctgctcccgctccctctTTGTCTCCAGGAGCGACGTCTTCTGCTGCCGGCTGTAAATCGCCTCTgtccaaagtgtgtgtgtgcatgtgagggaACAGAAGGTGAGAAATTTGGGGGTCAGCCGAGGTCTTTCAGGTAATTGTGCTTCTTAAACTCTTGACCCGCTAAGCCCTACTTAGTGTGGTTCTACTTGCTCCCCTTATTGCCCCTGCATACCAGGACGCGTGCTGCACTGAGTCCGTGAACATGTGCTGTTTGACCATAGCTTCTCCCTTGGACGCTCCATGATGCGGCTGCAGCGCCACCTCCGTCAGGGAGCTGCCTTCTTTCTGCTGGTGTCCCCTCAGTGAACTGAACCAGCAGAGCTGGAAACGTTCCAGAGGTGAGAGAGAACGGCCTGATGGAACGTGGCAGCGCTCGTGCGCGAGGCCTCAGAGGACGTGCGACCACGTGTGTCCCCTTTGTGTGTTCAGGTTGAGCCCTGTGAGCTGATGGATGAGGCCCTTACGCTTTATACCTCCTCTCTTCTGGGCTccgttgctgttgttttcatcatttccaAACACAGGCTGCGCACCTTCATGTAATTGTTTACAGATGAAGACAAATAATCCAAAATG
This genomic interval from Betta splendens chromosome 21, fBetSpl5.4, whole genome shotgun sequence contains the following:
- the efhc2 gene encoding EF-hand domain-containing family member C2; translated protein: MALPFLPGNSPNKYLDKEKFHKSQHFDVSNGVRMLVGPEKPGIGGEPLVGQKMKPQYSVYPKGQGRGVPSWVAFDKQALCFEAYFQEAVAEAQHETHRIRKCNIYFYLEDDTIQVVEPGYKNSGIPQGTFIHRHRIPLPLPNDGQFYNIFHFNLNQQMVLYSRTFTVTNCDPFTRNFLTKLGIRLNDPIPVPDDPYSNLREEIEKSMKPLRPYERHDTLKQFLEQDRNVLCFYCFWDDTESTYGDLRELVLHYFLADDTIEIREVVSPNSGRDTVPKFLRRSKLPKHSTRMKQPGEITDRTVLNVFASPSKGKCFILDSLKTGAVHEDFYKDDDLTVGGEVNVWGRRVILTDCDDFTKEYYRSKYGIEDFTPVQYKDPEVTEPPRLLPPYNGFGSEEDSLSSCHGLLPKPPQKDFQKFMEKDRCGLNSNVLNFRAKLLSTNQVDSERLFIISFYLSDDSISVYERPQRNSGVIGGKFLVRGRVKKPGQELFKRELSEYFTAQDLYVGAALSLNNKDFQLVDADEYTLKYMEQHAEEFPKSNVGMILSKLRSIPEEKQTEIRKFLNISDPNNTGFIPYDSLRALLVGLDFGLSEHEVLALGRQFSVREEPEADVSLVLAVVQDLLRKKPFEEFPELSRAFSYRDRHRTGRLSIKDTRTICKSFHVPLPENLLGDLFSRFAEGEEIDYHAFLAGINWLENPAPPVLPEDSLKFDVNARFEAGEVAAKHINYSALLDGVFNINPTTAT